One segment of Dolichospermum sp. DET69 DNA contains the following:
- a CDS encoding 1-aminocyclopropane-1-carboxylate deaminase/D-cysteine desulfhydrase, translating to MSSTFFPPLIQQINSDIGTNAGVELYVLRLDIMHPQINGNKWFKLKYNLVEAKERNLSTILTFGGAYSNHIYATAAAGNLFGFRTIGVIRGEENIPLNPTLQFAVAQGMELVYIDRQTYKKRHTKELQNQLTQQFGEVFIIPEGGGNLNGMRGCIEILQTVKGFNTICLACGTGTTLAGMTLSLSPEQKVIGFPVLKGGDFLKEDINNLLTSYLNSGLPAPVNSPAPWQLVSNYHFGGYAQVNNELKLFCQDFQAQHDIPLDYIYTGKMFYGVMDLIAKGFFKSESLLLIHTGGLQGNQNNKIPDLSHKSGI from the coding sequence ATGTCCTCAACTTTTTTTCCTCCACTTATTCAACAAATTAATAGTGATATTGGGACTAATGCAGGTGTTGAATTATACGTTTTACGTTTGGATATCATGCACCCGCAAATTAACGGTAATAAATGGTTTAAGCTGAAATATAATCTTGTGGAAGCTAAAGAGAGAAATTTATCCACAATTCTTACTTTTGGTGGTGCTTATTCTAATCATATTTATGCTACCGCAGCCGCAGGAAATCTATTTGGTTTTCGGACTATTGGGGTAATTCGGGGAGAGGAAAATATCCCTCTCAATCCTACTTTACAATTTGCAGTAGCACAGGGTATGGAATTAGTATATATTGATCGGCAAACATATAAAAAACGCCATACAAAGGAATTACAAAATCAGTTAACACAACAATTTGGGGAAGTATTTATTATTCCTGAAGGGGGTGGTAATTTAAATGGTATGCGTGGTTGTATAGAGATATTACAAACAGTTAAAGGATTTAATACTATCTGTTTAGCTTGCGGCACAGGAACAACATTAGCAGGTATGACATTATCATTAAGTCCAGAACAAAAGGTAATTGGTTTTCCTGTTTTGAAAGGTGGTGATTTTCTCAAAGAAGATATCAATAACTTATTAACAAGTTATCTGAATTCTGGCTTACCTGCACCTGTTAATTCTCCTGCACCTTGGCAACTTGTATCTAATTATCATTTTGGTGGTTATGCTCAGGTAAATAATGAATTAAAGTTATTTTGTCAAGATTTTCAAGCACAACATGATATACCTTTAGATTATATATATACAGGGAAAATGTTTTATGGAGTTATGGATTTAATCGCTAAAGGTTTTTTTAAGTCAGAATCTTTATTGTTAATTCATACTGGAGGTTTACAAGGAAATCAGAATAATAAGATCCCTGATTTATCCCATAAGTCGGGGATCTAG
- a CDS encoding pyridoxamine 5'-phosphate oxidase family protein, protein MTKVFDFITEELEKFIVTQKMFFVGTAPLSSTGHVNLSPKGLESFRILSPHRVGYLDVTGSGNETSAHLQENGRITLMFCAFQEPACILRLYGQGQTILPDSPEWNSLYPLFPPLPGTRQIIIADIERVQTSCGFGVPLYEYQGQRETLVNWASKKGEEGVKEYQQKNNLISIDGLSTPLNKAQNSV, encoded by the coding sequence ATGACTAAAGTTTTTGACTTTATCACAGAAGAATTAGAAAAATTTATTGTTACTCAAAAGATGTTTTTTGTCGGTACTGCACCTCTAAGTTCGACAGGCCATGTCAACCTTTCTCCCAAGGGTTTAGAAAGTTTTCGCATACTCTCCCCCCACCGAGTGGGTTATTTAGATGTTACAGGTAGTGGTAATGAAACATCTGCTCATTTGCAGGAAAATGGGCGGATAACCTTGATGTTTTGCGCTTTTCAAGAACCTGCTTGTATTCTTCGTCTTTATGGTCAAGGACAAACTATTTTACCAGATTCTCCTGAGTGGAATTCTCTCTATCCGTTATTTCCTCCTCTTCCGGGAACTCGACAAATTATTATTGCAGATATTGAACGAGTCCAAACTTCTTGTGGTTTTGGTGTCCCGTTGTATGAATATCAAGGACAAAGAGAAACTTTAGTTAATTGGGCTAGTAAAAAAGGAGAAGAAGGAGTTAAGGAATATCAACAAAAAAACAATCTTATCAGTATTGACGGTTTATCTACTCCTTTGAATAAAGCTCAGAATTCGGTTTGA
- a CDS encoding GNAT family N-acetyltransferase, with the protein MNYQVINQLDESQVSQLVELYKNEFWSHNRTYQGVVKMLAASDMIIALVNEQKELIGFCRILTDFVYRGVIYDVIVKPSYRKMGFGAKLLDEVVNHPQLKEVENIALFCLPEMIPFYQRWGFTDIVKLELMYRYQ; encoded by the coding sequence ATGAATTACCAAGTTATAAACCAATTAGATGAAAGTCAAGTTTCTCAACTGGTGGAATTATACAAAAATGAATTCTGGAGTCATAACCGCACATATCAAGGAGTTGTCAAAATGTTGGCTGCATCTGATATGATTATCGCTTTAGTAAACGAACAAAAAGAACTAATTGGTTTTTGTCGGATTCTTACTGATTTTGTTTATCGCGGAGTTATTTATGATGTTATTGTGAAACCAAGTTATAGAAAAATGGGATTTGGTGCTAAATTATTAGATGAAGTCGTTAATCATCCCCAATTAAAAGAAGTTGAAAATATTGCTTTGTTCTGTTTACCAGAGATGATACCATTTTATCAACGTTGGGGTTTCACTGATATTGTGAAATTGGAATTAATGTACCGTTATCAATAA